The Maylandia zebra isolate NMK-2024a linkage group LG4, Mzebra_GT3a, whole genome shotgun sequence genome includes a window with the following:
- the LOC101478531 gene encoding myosin-9 isoform X2, with product MSDADKFLYVDRNVVNNPLAQADWASKKLVWVPSERLGFEAGSIKEEHGDECVVELADSGKKIRVNKDDIQKMNPPKFSKVEDMAELTCLNEASVLHNLKERYYSGLIYTYSGLFCVVINPYKNLPIYSEEIVDMYKGKKRHEMPPHIYAITDTAYRSMMQDREDQSILCTGESGAGKTENTKKVIQYLAHIASSHKTKKDQGELEKQLLQANPILEAFGNAKTVKNDNSSRFGKFIRINFDVNGYIVGANIETYLLEKSRAIRQAKEERTFHIFYYLLTGAGDKLRSDLLLENYNNYRFLSNGNVTIPGQQDKDLFTETMDAFRIMGIPEDEQIGLLKVVASVLQLGNMSFKKERHTDQASMPDNTAAQKVCHLMGMNVTDFTRAILSPRIKVGRDYVQKAQTQEQAEFAVEALAKATYERMFRWLVMRINKALDKTKRQGASFIGILDIAGFEIFELNSFEQLCINYTNEKLQQLFNHTMFILEQEEYQREGIEWSFIDFGLDLQPCIELIEKPASPPGILALLDEECWFPKATDKSFVEKVLQEQGTHPKFFKPKKLKDEADFCIIHYAGKVDYKAGEWLLKNMDPLNDNVASLLNQSTDKFVSELWKDVDSIVGLDKVTGMSEMHGAFKTRKGMFRTVGQLYKEQLSKLMATLRNTNPNFVRCIIPNHEKKAGKLDPHLVLDQLRCNGVLEGIRICRQGFPNRIVFQEFRQRYEILTPNAIPKGFMDGKQACVLMIKSLELDPNLYRIGQSKVFFRAGVLAHLEEERDMKITDIIISFQAWCRGYVARKAFAKRQQQLTAMRVIQRNCAAYLKLRNWQWWRLFTKVKPLLQVSRQEEEMQAKDEELNKVKEKHFHAEQQIREMVDKHQQLNAEKMALQEQLQAETELCAEAEEMRARLAAKKQELEEILHDLEARVEEEEERASHLATEKKKMQQNISDLEQQLDEEEAARQKLQLEKVTMEAKMKKIEEDVMVLDDHNNKLMKEKKLLEERISEATTNLAEEEEKSKSLQKLKTKHEAMITDLEDRLRREEKQRQELEKNRRKMESDFTETSDQISELQAQIAELRAQLAKKEEELQAALARIEEEAAQKNLAQKKIRELEAQLSELQEDLELEKQARAKAEKHRRDLGEELEALKTELEDTLDSTAAQQELRSKRETEVAQLKKTLDDESKLHEQQLADLRQKHSQAFDELNEQLEQAKRNKASVEKNKQALESERNELSIELQTLMQGKGESEHRRKKAEAQVQELQLKHSESERQRLEQAEKLSKVQAELENVNSMLSEVEGKSIKAAKDCSTVESQLQDVQELLQEETRQKLSVNTRLRQLEDEQNNLKEQLEEEEEAKRNVERQLQTVQAQLAELKKKAEQDAGSLESAEEGKKKFQRDLEGVNQRLEEKCAAYEKLDKTKTRLQQELDDLQVDQDHLRQIVSNLEKKQKKFDQMLAEEKNISGRYAEERDRAEAEAREKETRTLALTRELEALREVKEELDRNNKLLRAEMEDLVSSKDDVGKNVHELEKAKRAMEQQLEEMKTQLEELEDELQATEDAKLRLEVNMQAMKAQYERDLAGRDEMGEEKKRALVKQVREMEMELEDERKQRSAAVAGRKKLELDLKELEAAIDMANKNRDEALKQLKKLQAQMKDLIRELDDTRLSRDEILTQSKETEKKLKGMEADMLQMQEELAAAERVKRQAQQERDELQDEINNQAAKNAQVAEERRRLEARIAQLEEELEEEQCNTELVNDRLKKAMLQTDQMNVELTAERSTSQRVEGARSQLDRQNKELKLKLQELEGTVKSKYKANMAALEAKIAQLEEQLDIETRERQTATKLVRRSEKKLKEVILQVDDERRNTEQYKDQVDKLNSRMKQLKRQLEEAEEEAQRANASRRKLQRELEDATESADAMNREVNSLKSKLRRGDLPFTTRRTIPRSSGGGGDSEEESEVKSETPEPKPE from the exons ATGTCGGATGCAGACAAGTTTCTGTACGTGGACCGTAATGTGGTCAACAACCCACTGGCACAAGCTGACTGGGCTTCCAAGAAGCTGGTATGGGTGCCCTCGGAGCGCCTGGGGTTCGAGGCCGGCTCCATCAAGGAGGAGCACGGCGACGAGTGCGTTGTGGAGCTGGCAGACTCTGGAAAGAAGATCCGAGTGAACAAGGATGACATCCAGAAGATGAACCCCCCGAAGTTCAGCAAGGTCGAGGACATGGCCGAGCTCACGTGTCTGAATGAGGCATCCGTGCTGCATAACCTGAAAGAGAGATATTACTCTGGTCTTATATAT ACATACTCTGGCCTCTTCTGTGTCGTCATAAACCCCTACAAGAACCTGCCCATCTACTCAGAGGAGATCGTTGACATGTACAAGGGCAAAAAGAGGCATGAAATGCCACCCCACATCTACGCCATCACTGACACGGCTTACAGAAGCATGATGCAGG ATCGTGAAGACCAGTCCATCCTGTGCAC AGGCGAGTCTGGTGCTGGTAAGACAGAGAACACGAAGAAGGTCATCCAGTATCTCGCTCACATCGCCTCCTCTCACAAGACCAAAAAAGATCAG GGGGAGCTGGAGAAGCAGCTGCTGCAGGCTAACCCCATTCTAGAAGCCTTTGGAAATGCCAAGACTGTCAAAAATGACAATTCCTCCAGATTC GGAAAATTCATCAGAATCAATTTTGATGTCAATGGTTACATCGTTGGTGCCAATATTGAAACTT ACTTGTTGGAGAAATCTCGTGCCATTCGCCAGGCCAAAGAAGAGAGGACCTTTCACATCTTCTACTACTTGCTCACAGGGGCTGGAGACAAATTGCGCA GTGATCTCCTCCTGGAAAATTACAACAACTACCGTTTTCTTTCCAATGGGAACGTCACAATTCCGGGCCAGCAGGACAAGGATCTGTTCACAGAGACCATGGACGCCTTCAGGATCATGGGTATTCCAGAGGATGAGCAAATTG GTCTGTTGAAGGTGGTGGCATCTGTTCTGCAGCTTGGAAACATGAGCTTTAAGAAGGAGCGTCATACAGACCAAGCCTCCATGCCTGATAACACAG CTGCCCAGAAGGTATGCCACctcatgggcatgaatgtcacAGACTTCACCAGGGCCATCCTGTCACCCAGAATCAAGGTGGGTCGAGACTATGTCCAGAAGGCTCAGACTCAGGAGCAAGCAGAGTTTGCCGTGGAAGCCCTCGCTAAGGCCACATATGAGAGGATGTTCCGCTGGCTCGTCATGAGGATCAACAAAGCACTCGACAAGACCAAGAGACAGGGAGCCTCTTTCATTGGCATCTTGGATATTGCTGGCTTTGAGATCTTCGAG CTGAACTCATTTGAGCAGCTGTGCATCAACTACACCAACGAGAAGCTGCAGCAGCTCTTCAACCACACCATGTTCATCCTGGAGCAAGAGGAGTACCAGAGGGAGGGCATCGAGTGGAGTTTCATTGACTTTGGCCTCGACCTGCAGCCCTGTATCGAACTCATTGAGAAGCCA GCCAGCCCCCCGGGTATCCTGGCTTTGCTGGATGAGGAGTGCTGGTTCCCTAAGGCCACAGACAAGAGCTTTGTGGAGAAGGTGCTCCAGGAGCAGGGAACACATCCCAAATTCTTCAAGCCCAAGAAACTGAAGGATGAAGCAGATTTCTGCATTATCCATTATGCTGGCAAG GTAGACTACAAGGCAGGCGAatggctgctgaagaacatggATCCCTTGAATGACAATGTGGCTTCACTGCTCAACCAGTCCACAGACAAGTTTGTGTCTGAGCTCTGGAAGGATG TGGACAGCATAGTGGGTCTAGATAAGGTGACTGGCATGTCTGAGATGCATGGCGCTTTCAAGACTCGTAAAGGGATGTTCCGCACGGTGGGCCAGCTGTACAAGGAGCAGCTGTCCAAACTGATGGCCACACTGAGGAACACAAACCCCAACTTTGTTCGCTGCATCATCCCTAACCACGAGAAGAAG GCTGGTAAACTGGACCCCCACCTGGTTCTGGATCAGCTGAGGTGTAATGGTGTGCTTGAGGGGATCCGTATCTGCAGACAGGGCTTCCCCAACCGCATCGTCTTCCAGGAGTTCAGACAGAG GTATGAAATCCTTACCCCCAATGCTATTCCCAAGGGCTTCATGGATGGAAAGCAGGCCTGTGTGCTCATG ATCAAAAGCCTGGAGCTGGATCCCAACCTCTACCGCATTGGCCAGAGCAAAGTTTTCTTCCGAGCAGGAGTCCTGGCTCACCTGGAGGAGGAAAGGGACATGAAGATCACGGACATCATAATCAGCTTCCAGGCCTGGTGCAGAGGCTATGTGGCCCGCAA GGCTTTTGCTaagaggcagcagcagctgactgCAATGAGGGTGATCCAGAGGAACTGCGCTGCTTATCTTAAACTCAGGAACTGGCAGTGGTGGAGGCTCTTCACCAAG GTGAAGCCTCTGCTCCAAGTcagcaggcaggaggaggagatgcaGGCCAAGGATGAAGAGCTGAATAAGGTGAAAGAGAAGCATTTTCATGCTGAGCAGCAGATCCGGGAAATGGTGGACAAACACCAGCAG CTGAATGCTGAGAAGATGGCCCTGCAGGAGCAGCTTCAGGCAGAAACAGAACTCTGTGCCGAAGCTGAGGAAATGAGAGCCCGTCTTGCTGCCAAGAAGCAGGAGCTGGAAGAGATCCTCCACGACCTGGAGGCCcgagtggaggaggaggaggagcgtgCCTCTCACCTGGCAACggagaagaaaaagatgcagcaaaatatttct GACTTGGAGCAGCAGCTGGATGAGGAGGAAGCAGCCAGACAGAAGCTCCAGCTAGAGAAGGTCACCATGGAAGCAAAGATGAAGAAGATAGAAGAGGATGTTATGGTGttagatgaccacaacaacaaacTAATGAAG GAGAAGAAGCTGCTGGAGGAGAGGATCTCTGAGGCCACCACCAACctggcagaggaggaggagaaatccAAGAGCTTGCAGAAACTCAAGACCAAACATGAGGCTATGATCACAGACTTGGAGG ACCGTCTGCGCAGGGAGGAGAAGCAGCGTCAGGAGCTGGAGAAGAACCGACGCAAGATGGAGAGTGACTTTACTGAGACAAGCGATCAGATTTCTGAGCTGCAGGCCCAGATTGCTGAGCTCCGTGCCCAGCTGGCTAAGAAGGAAGAAGAGCTCCAGGCAGCTCTGGCCAG GATTGAGGAAGAGGCTGCACAGAAGAACCTGGCCCAGAAAAAGATCCGTGAGTTGGAAGCTCAGCTCTCCGAGCTCCAAGAGGACTTGGAGCTGGAGAAGCAGGCCCGCGCCAAGGCAGAAAAACACCGCAGGGATCTGGGAGaagagctggaggccctcaagACTGAGCTAGAGGACACTCTGGACTCCACTGCCGCTCAGCAAGAGCTCAG GAGCAAACGTGAGACCGAGGTGGCCCAGCTTAAAAAGACTCTTGATGACGAAAGCAAACTTCACGAACAGCAGCTTGCTGACCTGAGACAGAAACACAGTCAGGCCTTTGACGAGCTCaatgagcagctggagcagGCTAAGAGG AACAAAGCATCTGTGGAGAAGAACAAACAGGCCCTGGAGTCTGAGAGGAATGAGCTGTCCATCGAGCTGCAGACTCTGATGCAGGGTAAAGGAGAGTCAGAACATCGCAGGAAGAAGGCCGAAGCCCAGGTCCAGGAGCTGCAGCTCAAACACTCAGAGAGCGAGCGCCAGAGGCTGGAGCAGGCTGAGAAACTCTCAAAAGTGCAG GCTGAACTGGAGAATGTTAACAGCATGCTGAGTGAGGTGGAGGGCAAGTCCATTAAGGCAGCCAAAGACTGCTCTACTGTAGAATCGCAGCTGCAGGACGTTCAG GAATTACTGCAGGAAGAGACGCGCCAGAAATTATCAGTCAACACACGGCTGCGCCAGCTCGAGGATGAACAGAACAACCTGAAAgaacagctggaggaggaggaagaagccaAGAGGAACGTAGAGAGGCAGCTCCAAACAGTGCAGGCTCAG CTTGCTGAATTGAAGAAGAAGGCGGAGCAGGATGCTGGCTCTCTGGAAAGTGCTGAGGAGGGAAAGAAGAAGTTTCAGCGGGACCTGGAGGGAGTGAACCAGCGCCTGGAGGAGAAATGTGCCGCTTACGAGAAGTTGGATAAAACAAAGACGCGTCTCCAGCAAGAGTTGGATGACCTGCAGGTTGACCAGGACCACCTCCGACAGATCGTGTCCAACCTcgagaagaagcagaagaagtttgaccag ATGCTGGCAGAGGAGAAGAATATCTCTGGTCGCTATGCAGAGGAGCGTGAcagagctgaagctgaagccaGAGAAAAGGAGACCCGGACACTGGCTTTAACCCGGGAGCTGGAAGCCCTGAGAGAGGTGAAAGAAGAGCTGGACCGCAACAACAAGCTGCTGCGGGCCGAAATGGAGGACCTCGTATCCTCCAAGGATGATGTTGGCAAGAAC GTCCACGAGTTGGAGAAGGCCAAACGTGCAatggagcagcagctggaggAGATGAAGACTCAGCTGGAGGAACTGGAGGATGAGCTGCAGGCCACAGAGGACGCCAAGCTGCGCCTGGAGGTCAACATGCAGGCCATGAAAGCCCAGTATGAGAGAGACCTGGCAGGACGCGATGAGAtgggagaggagaagaagagggcaCTGGTTAAACAG GTgagagagatggagatggagctgGAGGATGAAAGGAAGCAGCGTTCTGCTGCCGTGGCTGGACGCAAGAAGCTGGAGCTGGACCTGAAGGAGCTTGAGGCAGCCATCGACATGGCGAACAAGAACCGTGACGAGGCCCTGAAACAGTTGAAGAAACTTCAG GCCCAGATGAAAGATCTCATCCGGGAGCTGGACGACACTCGCTTGTCCAGAGATGAGATTCTCACCCAGAGCAAGGAGACTGAGAAGAAGCTAAAGGGCATGGAGGCTGACATGCTCCAGATGCAGGAG GAGCTGGCGGCTGCAGAGCGAGTAAAGAGGCAGGCCCAGCAGGAGAGAGACGAGCTGCAGGATGAGATCAATAACCAAGCCGCCAAGAA CGCGCAGGTTGCAGAGGAGAGGAGGCGACTGGAGGCTCGTATTGCTCAgctggaggaagagctggaggaggagcagTGCAACACTGAGCTGGTCAACGACAGGCTGAAGAAGGCAATGCTTCAG ACTGACCAGATGAACGTGGAGCTGACTGCAGAGCGCAGCACCTCTCAGCGTGTCGAAGGGGCTCGTTCCCAGCTCGACCGTCAGAACAAGGAGCTGAAACTGAAGCTGCAGGAGCTCGAGGGAACGGTCAAGTCAAAGTACAAGGCCAACATGGCCGCCCTGGAGGCTAAAATTGCTCAGCTGGAGGAACAGCTGGATATAGAAACCAG GGAGAGGCAGACTGCCACCAAACTTGTGAGACGCAGCGAGAAGAAACTAAAAGAAGTCATCCTGCAGGTGGACGACGAGAGGCGCAACACCGAGCAGTACAAGGACCAG GTCGACAAGTTGAACTCTCGCATGAAGCAGCTCAAGCGTCAGCTGGAGGAGGCTGAGGAGGAGGCTCAGAGAGCCAACGCCAGCCGAAGAAAACTTCAAAGGGAGCTGGAGGACGCCACAGAGTCTGCTGATGCCATGAACCGTGAAGTCAACAGCCTCAAGAGCAAGCTCAG gcGTGGTGACCTCCCCTTCACCACACGCCGCACCATTCCTCGCAGCAGTGGTGGCGGCGGTGATAGTGAGGAGGAGAGCGAGGTGAAGAGTGAAACCCCCGAGCCCAAGCCTGAATGA